A DNA window from Novipirellula aureliae contains the following coding sequences:
- a CDS encoding class I SAM-dependent methyltransferase, whose product MKPTQQTIAELIESMPPSPKLVERIRKQFGTQLADECLAAANLQIKARRKFGDGIWWVTEKSLQQATPWQVAKLKATWLGNGTIYDLCCGVGGDSIGFARQTLDRPENAQTNIVAVDVDPVLIRFAQANLDWTFSQMQATATASVVGADVTQMTLPNRVSVHIDPDRRAMDRSKNRSVNGRSIRPEDYKPTLDQTMRLLENTDAALIKMAPAAALPESIVNVSHRSWISLSGSVREQTVLLGNAMERAGQLANRVSAVAVDFEGNAQSFSIGSDQPPSGPSLKTEPASAPGQIMVDPDAAIRAAGLTEAFAQQYQLQTLGGPAGFLTGDGLGASAKDIPMAIVGQVAYSGSCDNRKLRRELRSRNYSVQRVKVRGTDHDPATWSRQLRDCGEIPVTLWIGRTRKRVYAAITEI is encoded by the coding sequence ATGAAACCGACACAGCAAACGATTGCTGAACTAATCGAATCGATGCCGCCAAGCCCAAAATTGGTAGAACGAATACGAAAGCAATTCGGAACCCAGTTGGCTGATGAGTGTTTGGCGGCCGCTAACCTGCAAATCAAAGCGAGACGCAAATTCGGCGACGGCATTTGGTGGGTCACCGAAAAATCGCTTCAGCAAGCGACTCCATGGCAGGTGGCCAAACTAAAGGCGACTTGGCTCGGCAACGGAACGATTTACGACCTTTGCTGTGGGGTCGGTGGCGACTCAATCGGCTTCGCTCGACAGACGCTCGATCGACCAGAAAATGCTCAAACCAATATCGTCGCTGTCGACGTCGATCCTGTCCTGATCCGATTTGCACAAGCCAATCTCGATTGGACTTTTTCTCAGATGCAAGCAACGGCAACCGCAAGTGTCGTTGGTGCGGATGTGACGCAGATGACATTACCGAATCGAGTCTCGGTTCACATCGACCCCGATCGAAGAGCGATGGACAGGTCAAAGAATCGATCGGTGAACGGCCGCAGCATTCGTCCGGAGGATTACAAGCCGACGCTCGATCAGACGATGCGATTATTGGAAAACACCGATGCCGCTCTCATCAAAATGGCCCCAGCGGCGGCGTTACCCGAATCGATAGTCAACGTCAGCCACCGGTCCTGGATTTCCCTTAGCGGAAGCGTTCGCGAACAAACGGTTTTGCTCGGCAATGCCATGGAACGTGCAGGACAGCTTGCCAATCGTGTTTCCGCTGTTGCGGTCGACTTCGAAGGAAATGCTCAATCGTTCTCAATCGGTTCGGATCAACCGCCGAGTGGACCGTCGTTGAAAACCGAACCCGCATCGGCACCGGGGCAAATCATGGTCGATCCCGATGCCGCGATTCGCGCGGCCGGTTTAACGGAGGCCTTCGCTCAGCAGTATCAACTTCAAACACTTGGAGGGCCAGCTGGATTCTTGACGGGCGATGGCTTGGGTGCATCCGCAAAAGACATCCCGATGGCAATCGTAGGGCAAGTTGCCTACAGCGGCAGTTGCGACAATCGGAAACTGCGTCGCGAGCTACGGAGTCGCAATTATTCAGTGCAACGGGTGAAGGTTCGCGGTACCGATCATGATCCCGCCACATGGTCTCGTCAGCTCCGCGATTGTGGTGAAATTCCGGTGACTCTATGGATCGGACGAACTCGCAAAAGGGTCTATGCTGCGATCACGGAGATCTAG